One window of Ictalurus punctatus breed USDA103 chromosome 22, Coco_2.0, whole genome shotgun sequence genomic DNA carries:
- the lrrc74b gene encoding leucine-rich repeat-containing protein 74B isoform X2, translating into MVGKKVARETLLPSVHEDDGDEGHEEETLGGIRSRPPSRPRNIYSRGSVDSQTVVRASGCRQRELSAGEKSEDDDGADEEEEEEEECDRSSEAVDGQEGAGACFTVDEDYDTELEPEDKPGRYDLTGEARYREACEMFNVVPVSYFLRNIQSTEVSMMHHGLGPQLNLRDNGMEGEGGAAIADMLKENLYITEIDLSENRLGECGIKALASMLLENTSLISLNLSGNHLDERAAKHLAPALTKNQHLQHLDLSHNRLGEAAGELLGAAVAENTGMKSLSLSWNCIRGKGAIALAKGLSANIFLQTVDLSYNGLGKEGASVLGEGLKDNNTLEELNISINRIPPEGAVHLAVGLKANNNLRILKMARNPVRSAGCFAVLKAVEGNPSSSMEYLDFSDISVDQEFEDLFNSIKETLPNFQVKHGGKIRPFQNLQS; encoded by the exons ATGGTGGGTAAAAAGGTAGCCAGAGAGACGCTGTTGCCCTCGGTTCATGAGGATGACGGTGATGAAGGTCACGAGGAGGAGACGTTAGGAGGGATCAGGAGCAGGCCACCCAGCCGACCTCGCAACATCTACAGCCGAGGCAGCGTGGACAGCCAG ACAGTCGTCCGGGCAAGTGGCTGCCGCCAGAGAGAGCTGAGTGCAGGGGAGAAATCCGAAGATGATGATGGCgctgatgaggaggaggaggaggaggaggaatgcgaTCGGAGCAGTGAAGCGGTTGACGGACAGGAGGGAGCTGGAGCGTGTTTCACTGTGGATGAAGACTATGACACGGAGCTGGAGCCTGAAG ATAAGCCAGGGAGGTATGACCTCACAGGCGAGGCGCGTTACCGAGAGGCGTGTGAGATGTTCAACGTGGTTCCAGTGTCCTACTTCCTCAGGAACATACAGAGCACAGAAGTGAGCATGATGCACCACGGACTCGGCCCTCAG CTGAATCTGCGAGATAATGGAATGGAGGGAGAAGGTGGAGCCGCCATAGCTGACATGCTGAAGGAGAACCTTTACATCACAG AAATAGATCTTTCAGAGAACAGACTCGGTGAGTGTGGGATAAAGGCTCTGGCCAGCATGCTGCTAGAGAACACCTCCCTCATCTCCCTTAACCTTTCTGGGAACCATCTGGACGAGCGAGCGGCTAAACACCTGGCTCCGGCGCTGACCAAAAACCAGCACCTGCAACATCTGGACCTGAGCCACAACCGGCTGGGAGAAGCAGCAG GGGAACTTCTGGGCGCTGCTGTAGCTGAGAACACGGGAATGAAGTCACTCAGTCTGTCCTGGAACTGCATTCGTGGAAAAGGAGCCATCGCTTTAGCTAAAGGCCTTTCG GCTAACATATTCTTGCAAACTGTGGACTTATCTTACAACGGACTGGGCAAGGAGGGAGCATCGGTTCTCGGTGAGGGGCTTAAAGACAACAACACGCTGGAGGAACTGAATATCAG TATCAACCGCATACCTCCTGAAGGAGCAGTCCACTTAGCTGTGGGTCTCAAAGCAAACAACAACCTTCGGATTCTTAAA ATGGCTCGGAATCCAGTTCGGTCGGCCGGATGTTTTGCGGTGCTTAAAGCCGTAGAAGGAAACCCTTCATCTTCAATGGAGTACCTGGACTTTTCT
- the lrrc74b gene encoding leucine-rich repeat-containing protein 74B isoform X1, with the protein MVGKKVARETLLPSVHEDDGDEGHEEETLGGIRSRPPSRPRNIYSRGSVDSQTVVRASGCRQRELSAGEKSEDDDGADEEEEEEEECDRSSEAVDGQEGAGACFTVDEDYDTELEPEDKPGRYDLTGEARYREACEMFNVVPVSYFLRNIQSTEVSMMHHGLGPQGSKALAVPLVTNTSILKLNLRDNGMEGEGGAAIADMLKENLYITEIDLSENRLGECGIKALASMLLENTSLISLNLSGNHLDERAAKHLAPALTKNQHLQHLDLSHNRLGEAAGELLGAAVAENTGMKSLSLSWNCIRGKGAIALAKGLSANIFLQTVDLSYNGLGKEGASVLGEGLKDNNTLEELNISINRIPPEGAVHLAVGLKANNNLRILKMARNPVRSAGCFAVLKAVEGNPSSSMEYLDFSDISVDQEFEDLFNSIKETLPNFQVKHGGKIRPFQNLQS; encoded by the exons ATGGTGGGTAAAAAGGTAGCCAGAGAGACGCTGTTGCCCTCGGTTCATGAGGATGACGGTGATGAAGGTCACGAGGAGGAGACGTTAGGAGGGATCAGGAGCAGGCCACCCAGCCGACCTCGCAACATCTACAGCCGAGGCAGCGTGGACAGCCAG ACAGTCGTCCGGGCAAGTGGCTGCCGCCAGAGAGAGCTGAGTGCAGGGGAGAAATCCGAAGATGATGATGGCgctgatgaggaggaggaggaggaggaggaatgcgaTCGGAGCAGTGAAGCGGTTGACGGACAGGAGGGAGCTGGAGCGTGTTTCACTGTGGATGAAGACTATGACACGGAGCTGGAGCCTGAAG ATAAGCCAGGGAGGTATGACCTCACAGGCGAGGCGCGTTACCGAGAGGCGTGTGAGATGTTCAACGTGGTTCCAGTGTCCTACTTCCTCAGGAACATACAGAGCACAGAAGTGAGCATGATGCACCACGGACTCGGCCCTCAG GGTAGCAAAGCCCTGGCAGTTCCCTTGGTAACCAACACCTCCATTCTGAAGCTGAATCTGCGAGATAATGGAATGGAGGGAGAAGGTGGAGCCGCCATAGCTGACATGCTGAAGGAGAACCTTTACATCACAG AAATAGATCTTTCAGAGAACAGACTCGGTGAGTGTGGGATAAAGGCTCTGGCCAGCATGCTGCTAGAGAACACCTCCCTCATCTCCCTTAACCTTTCTGGGAACCATCTGGACGAGCGAGCGGCTAAACACCTGGCTCCGGCGCTGACCAAAAACCAGCACCTGCAACATCTGGACCTGAGCCACAACCGGCTGGGAGAAGCAGCAG GGGAACTTCTGGGCGCTGCTGTAGCTGAGAACACGGGAATGAAGTCACTCAGTCTGTCCTGGAACTGCATTCGTGGAAAAGGAGCCATCGCTTTAGCTAAAGGCCTTTCG GCTAACATATTCTTGCAAACTGTGGACTTATCTTACAACGGACTGGGCAAGGAGGGAGCATCGGTTCTCGGTGAGGGGCTTAAAGACAACAACACGCTGGAGGAACTGAATATCAG TATCAACCGCATACCTCCTGAAGGAGCAGTCCACTTAGCTGTGGGTCTCAAAGCAAACAACAACCTTCGGATTCTTAAA ATGGCTCGGAATCCAGTTCGGTCGGCCGGATGTTTTGCGGTGCTTAAAGCCGTAGAAGGAAACCCTTCATCTTCAATGGAGTACCTGGACTTTTCT